From one Halosimplex rubrum genomic stretch:
- the folP gene encoding dihydropteroate synthase, with product MQNVDAAGLGIGDDHPPRIMGVLNVSEESPYDPSVFDDPGEAAAYVDDELIDEGCDIVDVGLESANKKFDVLSAAQEIDRLDTAVETLESTSGDAVWSIETRYAEVAEAALDRGFDMVNDIAGFADPEMPEVCREYDVAVAKMASPPDITKPGAVRATPWAERTSESWAESADYVDQVYEALKQNGLTDKTIVDPAFGRWSENQTVADDRETFRRLREFRGLGAPTLVSINRKTFLRSLADRSTEEALPVSLAATSMAVERGAHVIRTHDVSETRDAALVGDAFAPERGRSTGEDGELSAAELDVTTPGEAARHFERAGVAADPAAAVGRLYAVGGLDEPAREALRSAAAATDCRFVAGDEEGFLWGSAGALADLATRTDVPRALARTLPGGGWGDR from the coding sequence ATGCAGAACGTCGACGCCGCGGGCCTCGGGATCGGGGACGACCACCCGCCGCGCATCATGGGCGTGCTCAACGTCAGCGAGGAGTCGCCCTACGACCCGAGCGTCTTCGACGACCCCGGCGAGGCCGCGGCGTACGTCGACGACGAGCTGATCGACGAGGGATGCGATATCGTCGACGTGGGCCTCGAGTCGGCCAACAAGAAGTTCGACGTGCTCTCGGCGGCCCAGGAGATCGACCGGCTCGACACGGCGGTCGAGACGCTCGAATCGACGTCCGGCGACGCCGTCTGGAGCATCGAGACGCGCTACGCCGAGGTGGCCGAGGCCGCCCTCGATCGGGGGTTCGACATGGTCAACGACATCGCGGGCTTCGCCGACCCGGAGATGCCCGAGGTGTGTCGCGAGTACGACGTGGCCGTCGCGAAGATGGCCAGCCCGCCGGACATCACGAAACCGGGGGCCGTGCGGGCGACGCCGTGGGCCGAGCGCACGTCCGAGTCGTGGGCCGAGTCGGCCGACTACGTCGACCAGGTGTACGAGGCGCTCAAACAGAACGGGCTGACGGACAAGACCATCGTCGACCCCGCCTTCGGCCGCTGGTCCGAGAACCAGACCGTCGCGGACGACCGCGAGACCTTCCGCCGGCTGCGGGAGTTCCGCGGGCTCGGCGCGCCGACGCTCGTCTCGATCAACCGCAAGACGTTCCTCAGATCGCTTGCCGACCGCTCGACGGAGGAGGCGTTGCCGGTCAGCCTCGCGGCCACGTCGATGGCCGTCGAGCGCGGCGCCCACGTCATCCGCACTCACGACGTGAGCGAGACGCGCGACGCCGCGCTCGTCGGCGACGCGTTCGCCCCGGAACGAGGTCGCAGCACCGGTGAGGACGGTGAACTCAGCGCGGCGGAACTCGACGTGACGACGCCGGGAGAGGCGGCGCGGCACTTCGAGCGAGCGGGCGTCGCGGCCGACCCCGCCGCGGCCGTCGGCCGCCTCTACGCGGTCGGTGGGCTCGACGAGCCCGCTCGCGAGGCGCTGCGGTCGGCCGCGGCCGCGACGGACTGCCGGTTCGTCGCCGGCGACGAGGAGGGGTTTTTGTGGGGATCGGCCGGCGCGCTGGCCGACCTGGCGACCAGAACCGACGTGCCACGGGCGCTCGCCCGGACGCTGCCGGGCGGCGGCTGGGGTGACAGGTGA
- a CDS encoding TIGR04024 family LLM class F420-dependent oxidoreductase → MTDGPTRDAFLPVAAQPSVDTLVAYAQEAEELGYDRAWIPETWGRDAVTTLTAIAERTDSIGIGTSIANVYSRSPALIGQTAATLQEVSEGRLRVGLGPSGPAVVEGWHGADYDRPLRRTRETIDIARLVLSGERVEYDGDIFQLSGLRLRCDPPDTLPGIDAAGMGPKSVELAGRFADGWHALMLTREGLRDRLADLKRGADLGDRSVSDLRVTLSLPCIALDDRERARQLARNHLAFYVGAMGTFYREALERQGYEDEAVEIASEWANGDHEASMAAVSDELLDDLGIAGTPAECRERYAEWEAIDGVDAVSVSVPRGADPDEISATMRALAPE, encoded by the coding sequence ATGACCGACGGACCCACCCGCGACGCCTTCCTACCCGTCGCCGCCCAGCCGTCGGTCGACACCCTCGTGGCGTACGCACAGGAGGCCGAGGAGTTGGGCTACGACCGGGCCTGGATCCCCGAGACCTGGGGCCGGGACGCCGTGACGACGCTGACGGCCATCGCCGAGCGCACCGACTCGATCGGTATCGGCACCTCGATCGCCAACGTCTACTCCCGCTCGCCCGCGCTGATCGGCCAGACCGCCGCGACCCTGCAGGAGGTCTCCGAGGGCCGACTCCGCGTCGGTCTCGGCCCGAGCGGTCCCGCCGTCGTCGAGGGGTGGCACGGCGCCGACTACGACCGCCCGCTCCGGCGTACCCGCGAGACTATCGATATCGCCCGCCTCGTGCTCTCGGGCGAGCGCGTCGAGTACGACGGCGACATCTTCCAGCTCTCGGGACTGCGTCTACGCTGTGATCCACCGGATACGCTCCCGGGGATCGACGCCGCCGGGATGGGACCCAAATCCGTCGAGCTGGCGGGGCGGTTCGCAGACGGCTGGCACGCGCTCATGCTGACTCGGGAAGGACTGCGCGACCGGCTCGCGGACCTGAAACGGGGGGCGGACCTGGGCGACCGCTCGGTCTCGGACCTGCGCGTGACGCTCTCGCTGCCCTGCATCGCGCTGGACGACCGCGAGCGCGCCCGACAGTTGGCCCGCAACCACCTGGCGTTCTACGTCGGGGCGATGGGCACCTTCTATCGGGAGGCGCTCGAGCGACAGGGCTACGAAGACGAGGCCGTCGAGATAGCAAGCGAGTGGGCCAACGGCGACCACGAAGCGTCGATGGCGGCCGTCTCCGACGAACTGCTCGATGACCTGGGTATCGCCGGGACGCCCGCGGAGTGTCGCGAGCGCTACGCCGAGTGGGAAGCCATCGACGGCGTCGACGCCGTCTCCGTCTCCGTCCCCCGCGGCGCCGACCCCGACGAGATATCGGCGACGATGCGCGCGCTGGCGCCGGAGTAG
- a CDS encoding sulfite exporter TauE/SafE family protein yields MSSSYSSVQKSFLKYQHVFVFAAPVVFVAAVLAFAPTDGASGTSYWLEYWWLFPAFLTGATIVNTVGISGSALFVPFLIFIFPLFAQPLSPQTIVKVGLISEAFGLSSSSVAFIQYGLVDRRLALTIVGGAVPFVIAGAILSFVVPEPVFHALLGLALIAASILLFKADLDHEGAESDADGGQEVAADGGHGAAADGTAELPDDAGKLGPAGVRTDDDGTVTRVDRDGDDYTYTRGGYLRRFGNYSIGGTFQGLAGFGAGELGIISMLSTKVPVRVAIGTNHIIVAVTAVLASLVHVFGGSVLSAVGIHIPGVHGLSLASTPWNMVVFTVPATVTGGQIAPYVSNALETDTIKTFVGGLFAVIAVALFGMAVGGI; encoded by the coding sequence GTGAGTTCCTCCTACAGCTCCGTCCAGAAGTCGTTTCTCAAGTACCAGCACGTCTTCGTGTTCGCGGCGCCCGTGGTCTTCGTCGCCGCCGTCCTCGCGTTCGCGCCGACCGACGGCGCCAGCGGGACGAGCTACTGGCTGGAGTACTGGTGGCTGTTCCCGGCGTTCCTGACCGGCGCGACGATCGTCAACACGGTCGGGATCAGCGGTTCGGCGCTGTTCGTGCCGTTCCTGATCTTCATCTTCCCCCTGTTCGCCCAGCCGCTGTCGCCGCAGACGATCGTCAAGGTGGGGCTGATCAGCGAGGCGTTCGGCCTGTCGAGTTCGTCGGTCGCGTTCATCCAGTACGGGCTGGTCGACCGCCGGCTGGCGCTGACCATCGTCGGCGGCGCCGTCCCGTTCGTGATCGCCGGCGCCATCCTCTCGTTCGTCGTTCCGGAACCCGTCTTCCACGCCCTGCTCGGGCTGGCGCTGATCGCGGCCTCGATACTCCTGTTCAAGGCCGACCTCGACCACGAGGGGGCCGAGTCGGACGCCGACGGCGGTCAGGAGGTGGCGGCCGACGGCGGACACGGAGCCGCGGCCGACGGGACCGCCGAGCTGCCCGACGACGCCGGCAAGCTCGGTCCCGCCGGCGTGCGCACCGACGACGACGGCACCGTGACGCGGGTCGACCGCGACGGCGACGACTACACCTACACCCGCGGCGGCTACCTCAGGCGGTTCGGCAACTACAGCATCGGCGGCACGTTCCAGGGACTGGCGGGCTTCGGCGCCGGCGAACTGGGCATCATCTCGATGCTCTCGACGAAGGTGCCCGTCCGCGTCGCCATCGGCACCAACCACATCATCGTCGCGGTGACGGCCGTGCTGGCCTCGCTCGTCCACGTCTTCGGCGGGAGCGTCCTCTCGGCGGTGGGCATCCACATCCCCGGCGTCCACGGCCTCTCGCTGGCCTCGACGCCGTGGAACATGGTCGTGTTCACCGTCCCCGCGACCGTGACCGGCGGCCAGATCGCCCCCTACGTCTCAAACGCCCTGGAGACCGACACGATCAAGACCTTCGTCGGCGGCCTGTTCGCCGTCATCGCCGTCGCGCTGTTCGGCATGGCGGTGGGGGGGATCTGA
- a CDS encoding RNA methyltransferase, which yields MSEHDHSVSVAVVDAETSGNVGTIARSMKNFGLSDLLLVDPPDIGPDSEAYGFAGQAREDILPSAREVSFDYLVENFHTVGCTAVTNEDERSHTRYPFRTPAGLADSLRGVDADTCVVFGRERVGLTNEELARLDEVCSIPASGEYPVLNLGQAATVVLYELRDLTVEETQHPDSRHQRADERAVEGLHEQFGEFLDAVDHPEEKRAKARRLWRRFVGRAHPTGREAKTLRGIFRRAGQKIDRSEGDDGDRR from the coding sequence ATGAGCGAGCATGACCACTCCGTCTCGGTCGCGGTCGTCGACGCCGAGACTTCGGGCAACGTCGGCACGATCGCCCGCTCGATGAAGAACTTCGGTCTCTCGGACCTCCTGCTGGTCGACCCGCCCGACATCGGCCCGGACAGCGAGGCCTACGGCTTCGCCGGCCAGGCCCGCGAGGACATCCTGCCGTCGGCTCGGGAGGTCTCCTTCGACTACCTGGTCGAGAACTTTCACACCGTCGGCTGCACGGCGGTCACCAACGAGGACGAGCGCAGCCACACCCGCTACCCCTTCAGGACGCCCGCCGGTCTGGCCGACAGCCTCCGCGGCGTCGACGCCGACACCTGCGTCGTCTTCGGCCGCGAACGGGTCGGGCTCACCAACGAGGAGCTCGCCCGCCTCGACGAGGTGTGTTCGATCCCCGCCTCCGGGGAGTACCCCGTCCTCAACCTCGGTCAGGCCGCCACTGTCGTGCTGTACGAACTCCGCGATCTGACCGTCGAGGAGACCCAGCACCCAGACAGTCGCCACCAGCGCGCAGACGAGCGCGCCGTCGAGGGGCTGCACGAGCAGTTCGGCGAGTTCCTCGACGCCGTCGACCACCCCGAGGAGAAGCGTGCGAAGGCCCGGCGGCTCTGGCGACGGTTCGTCGGGCGCGCCCATCCCACCGGCCGCGAGGCCAAGACCCTGCGGGGGATCTTCAGGCGGGCCGGGCAGAAGATCGACCGGAGCGAAGGCGACGACGGGGACCGGCGCTGA
- a CDS encoding phosphotransferase family protein, protein MTPEPGSPTDSEVSDEAVRGMVAALEPAWSVESIERSPHGTDFVATLDVRTPDGPRTVVLKATTADLVDPPIARSEPRLFELVGRETTIPVPEVFGYRDAHDDFPAPFYLVEHVDGVNLEDDPESLSPPARERVVRDAGRNLVELHELGPLPAVGSVGVARGELTVLDTDDHPRADDFRERLLADAERTLDVLTEGGYFPDLADDPERFADLVEPVRERLRDAIPELSEPDPPTYNHWDYRYGNLLLDPETGETNAVLDWANLSSADPAYNLAKVEFSLLKPVRDDPERTAELRETFRSAYAEGRESWAFDEPTLERMAVYRLTDRLDAMACLPLWYEDATPAERDERAAEHRTFLAERVPGVDS, encoded by the coding sequence ATGACCCCCGAACCCGGCTCGCCGACCGACAGCGAGGTGTCCGACGAGGCGGTCCGCGGGATGGTCGCCGCGCTCGAACCCGCGTGGTCGGTCGAATCGATCGAGCGGAGTCCGCACGGGACCGACTTCGTGGCGACGCTCGACGTGCGGACGCCCGACGGCCCGCGTACCGTCGTCCTGAAGGCGACCACCGCCGATCTGGTCGACCCGCCGATCGCCCGCTCGGAACCGCGGCTGTTCGAACTCGTCGGGCGGGAGACGACGATCCCGGTCCCCGAGGTGTTCGGGTACCGCGACGCTCACGACGATTTTCCCGCTCCGTTCTACCTCGTCGAGCACGTCGACGGGGTAAATCTGGAGGACGACCCGGAGTCGCTCTCTCCGCCGGCCCGCGAGCGAGTGGTTCGCGACGCCGGCCGGAACCTCGTCGAGTTGCACGAGCTCGGCCCGCTCCCGGCGGTCGGGAGCGTCGGCGTCGCCCGCGGCGAGCTGACGGTGCTCGACACCGACGACCACCCGCGGGCCGACGACTTCCGCGAGCGGCTGCTGGCGGACGCCGAGCGGACGCTGGACGTGCTCACCGAGGGCGGCTACTTCCCGGACCTGGCCGACGACCCCGAGCGGTTCGCCGACCTCGTCGAACCCGTCCGCGAGCGCCTGCGCGACGCGATCCCCGAACTGTCCGAACCCGACCCACCGACGTACAACCACTGGGACTACCGCTACGGCAACCTCCTGCTCGACCCCGAGACCGGCGAGACGAACGCGGTGCTCGACTGGGCGAACCTCTCGTCGGCCGACCCCGCTTACAATCTCGCGAAGGTCGAGTTCTCGCTGTTGAAGCCCGTCCGCGACGACCCCGAGCGGACGGCCGAACTGCGGGAGACCTTCCGTTCGGCCTACGCCGAGGGTCGCGAGAGCTGGGCGTTCGACGAGCCGACGCTGGAGCGGATGGCGGTCTACCGGCTGACCGACCGACTCGACGCGATGGCCTGTCTGCCGCTGTGGTACGAGGACGCGACGCCCGCCGAGCGCGACGAACGGGCGGCCGAACACCGGACGTTTCTCGCCGAACGCGTGCCGGGTGTGGACTCCTGA
- a CDS encoding 6-hydroxymethylpterin diphosphokinase MptE-like protein — MDFHDWEPVYGAILADMGFDRGGDERARDLLADLVSDGAGGGEGDPGRGAPASDGDGDPSRRTGEDAPPLALADLDFGGETVAVVGAGPSLSDELGVVRAADNVVAASDAATVVRAAGLPVDCMVTDLDEQGDVARELTAEGTPVAVHAHGDNRPALRERVPRLAVEWVLPTTQAAPAGPVVNTGGFTDGDRAAFLADHCGAGELVFAGWDFDDPDVDPLKARKLAWAERLLRWLEIRRGDRFAVLDGRRDGIDESALPV; from the coding sequence ATGGATTTTCACGACTGGGAACCCGTCTACGGCGCGATCCTGGCCGATATGGGGTTCGACCGGGGCGGCGACGAACGGGCTCGCGACCTGCTCGCCGACCTCGTCAGCGACGGCGCCGGCGGGGGAGAGGGCGACCCCGGGCGAGGCGCGCCCGCGTCAGACGGCGACGGCGATCCGTCGAGACGCACCGGCGAGGACGCGCCCCCGCTCGCGCTCGCGGACCTCGACTTCGGCGGCGAGACGGTCGCCGTCGTCGGCGCGGGACCGTCGCTCAGTGACGAACTGGGTGTCGTTCGAGCGGCCGACAACGTCGTCGCGGCCTCCGACGCGGCGACGGTGGTGCGGGCGGCCGGCCTGCCCGTCGACTGCATGGTCACCGATCTGGACGAACAGGGGGACGTGGCCCGCGAACTGACCGCCGAGGGGACGCCCGTGGCGGTCCACGCCCACGGCGACAACCGCCCGGCGCTGCGCGAGCGGGTCCCTCGCCTCGCGGTCGAGTGGGTGCTGCCGACCACCCAGGCCGCGCCCGCCGGCCCGGTGGTCAACACGGGTGGGTTCACCGACGGCGACCGCGCGGCGTTCCTCGCCGACCACTGCGGCGCCGGCGAACTCGTCTTCGCTGGCTGGGACTTCGACGACCCGGACGTGGACCCGCTGAAAGCGCGCAAGCTCGCCTGGGCCGAGCGGCTGCTCAGGTGGCTGGAGATCCGCCGCGGCGACCGCTTCGCCGTGCTGGACGGCCGTCGCGACGGCATCGACGAGTCGGCGTTGCCGGTGTGA
- the thiC gene encoding phosphomethylpyrimidine synthase ThiC translates to MMPTQLQRAREGTVTAAIERVAERENRDPEFVREQVAEGQAVIPANHGHESLDPMIIGREFATKVNANIGASETTSDLEEELEKLHSAVHYGADTVMDLSTGGELDRIRETNVEHSPVPVGTVPIYEAVMQVDDVADLTHELLLDVIEKQAEQGVDYMTIHAGVRMEHLPLTDGRKTGIVSRGGSILAQWIEENGMENPLYTKFEEICEIFAEHDVTFSLGDGLRPGSLADASDEAQFAELDTLGELTRTAWDHGVQVMVEGPGHVPMDEVADNVERQQEVCDGAPFYVLGPLVTDVAPGYDHITSAIGATEAARAGAAMLCYVTPKEHLGLPDAEDVRDGLAAYRIAAHAGDVANGLPGARDWDDALSEARYEFDWRRQFDLALDPERAREYHDQTLPGDNYKEARFCSMCGVDFCSMRIDQDARDADGEMETIDDETDLESSPAAEVNRPPVGEHDASDVPDLPEFVEYPHPDHEEPADD, encoded by the coding sequence ATTATGCCGACGCAACTACAGCGCGCCAGGGAGGGAACGGTCACCGCGGCGATAGAGCGGGTCGCCGAGCGGGAGAACCGCGACCCCGAGTTCGTCCGCGAGCAGGTCGCCGAGGGGCAGGCGGTGATCCCCGCAAATCACGGTCACGAGTCGCTGGACCCGATGATAATCGGTCGGGAGTTCGCGACGAAGGTCAACGCCAACATCGGCGCCAGCGAGACGACCAGCGACCTGGAGGAGGAACTGGAGAAACTCCACAGCGCCGTCCACTACGGCGCGGACACGGTGATGGACCTGTCGACCGGTGGCGAACTCGACCGGATCCGGGAGACCAACGTCGAGCACTCGCCGGTGCCGGTCGGGACCGTTCCCATCTACGAGGCCGTCATGCAGGTCGACGACGTGGCCGACTTGACTCACGAACTGCTGCTCGACGTGATCGAGAAGCAGGCCGAGCAGGGCGTCGACTACATGACCATCCACGCCGGCGTCCGGATGGAGCACCTCCCGCTGACCGACGGCCGCAAGACCGGTATCGTCTCCCGGGGCGGGTCGATCCTCGCCCAGTGGATCGAGGAGAACGGCATGGAGAACCCCCTCTACACGAAGTTCGAGGAGATCTGCGAGATATTCGCCGAGCACGACGTGACGTTCTCGCTGGGCGACGGGCTTCGGCCGGGGAGCCTCGCCGACGCCAGCGACGAGGCGCAGTTTGCCGAACTCGACACGCTCGGGGAACTCACCCGCACCGCCTGGGACCACGGCGTGCAAGTGATGGTCGAGGGACCGGGCCACGTCCCGATGGACGAAGTGGCCGACAACGTCGAGCGCCAGCAAGAGGTCTGCGACGGCGCGCCCTTCTACGTGCTCGGCCCGCTCGTGACCGACGTGGCGCCGGGCTACGACCACATCACCAGCGCCATCGGGGCGACAGAGGCCGCCCGCGCCGGCGCCGCGATGCTGTGTTACGTCACCCCGAAGGAACACCTCGGCCTGCCCGACGCCGAGGACGTGCGCGACGGCCTGGCCGCCTACCGCATCGCCGCCCACGCCGGCGACGTGGCCAACGGCCTTCCCGGGGCACGGGACTGGGACGACGCCCTCTCGGAGGCCAGGTACGAGTTCGACTGGCGCCGGCAGTTCGACCTCGCGCTGGACCCCGAGCGCGCTCGCGAGTACCACGACCAGACCCTGCCCGGCGACAACTACAAGGAAGCCCGCTTCTGTTCGATGTGCGGCGTCGACTTCTGCTCGATGCGCATCGACCAGGACGCCCGCGACGCCGACGGCGAGATGGAGACCATCGACGACGAGACCGACCTCGAATCCTCGCCTGCCGCCGAAGTGAACCGCCCGCCGGTCGGCGAACACGACGCCTCGGACGTGCCCGACCTCCCCGAGTTCGTCGAGTACCCCCACCCCGACCACGAGGAACCTGCGGACGACTAG
- a CDS encoding cupin domain-containing protein, with amino-acid sequence MTETTRTAGVLTTGRPLDDDGRVSEGPTLELDRDDPAAALLDESPRALAASPGADLWATLLERPGDGETERPVLAQWLGADAPAPPAHYHPSSETFAVVSGTLTVAVADETRRLGPGESVTVEAGVEHAFRNETDGVVAFRAELPSMRTVASLYTAWGLDTEAAVGDGEADGQPDPLDALALSADAYPDTVTTVAPVAIQRALWGTVGRAARALGRGIDDRYLDDAFWERRVEQPSGASEPEGHNE; translated from the coding sequence CGACCGCTCGACGACGACGGCCGAGTGAGCGAAGGACCGACGCTCGAACTCGACCGCGACGACCCGGCGGCGGCGCTTCTGGACGAGTCGCCGCGGGCGCTCGCCGCCAGCCCCGGCGCCGACCTCTGGGCGACGCTGCTCGAACGTCCCGGTGACGGCGAGACCGAGCGGCCGGTCCTCGCGCAGTGGCTCGGGGCCGACGCGCCGGCGCCGCCCGCTCATTACCATCCGAGCAGCGAGACCTTCGCGGTGGTCTCTGGGACGCTGACGGTCGCGGTGGCGGACGAGACCCGACGGCTCGGTCCCGGCGAGTCGGTGACGGTCGAAGCGGGCGTCGAACACGCGTTTCGCAACGAGACCGACGGGGTCGTCGCGTTCCGGGCGGAGCTGCCGTCGATGCGAACCGTCGCGTCGCTGTACACGGCGTGGGGGCTGGACACCGAGGCCGCCGTCGGCGACGGCGAGGCGGACGGCCAGCCGGATCCGCTGGACGCGCTCGCACTCAGCGCGGACGCGTATCCCGACACCGTGACGACGGTCGCGCCCGTCGCAATCCAGCGGGCGCTGTGGGGGACGGTCGGTCGAGCGGCGCGCGCGCTCGGCCGCGGTATCGACGACCGCTACCTCGACGACGCGTTCTGGGAGCGACGCGTCGAGCAGCCCAGCGGCGCGAGCGAGCCCGAAGGGCACAACGAGTGA
- a CDS encoding universal stress protein has protein sequence MYDDILLPTDGSEATTAAVDHAGGLAEVHGATVHVLSVVDTRNRFESPSSGLAPDAWLASERERARQAVDEAVETLPEDVPAERVVEEGVPKSAILGYVEENGPDLVVMGTHGRTGLDHYLIGSVAENVVRESPVPVTTVRVDG, from the coding sequence ATGTACGACGATATCCTGCTGCCGACCGACGGCAGCGAGGCGACCACCGCCGCCGTCGACCACGCCGGAGGCCTGGCCGAGGTCCACGGCGCGACCGTCCACGTCCTCTCGGTGGTCGACACGCGCAACCGCTTCGAGAGCCCCTCCAGCGGCCTCGCCCCCGACGCCTGGCTCGCGTCCGAGCGCGAGCGGGCCCGCCAGGCCGTCGACGAGGCCGTCGAGACGCTCCCCGAAGACGTGCCCGCCGAGCGCGTCGTCGAAGAGGGCGTCCCGAAGTCCGCGATCCTGGGGTACGTCGAGGAGAACGGCCCCGATCTGGTCGTCATGGGCACCCACGGCCGCACCGGGCTCGACCACTACCTCATCGGCAGCGTCGCCGAGAACGTCGTCCGCGAGTCGCCCGTCCCCGTGACGACCGTCCGCGTCGACGGGTAG
- a CDS encoding FAD-binding oxidoreductase has translation MSDLDFLRDAVGPDRVSTDEYARDEHAGDWGTHPEDEVRPDAVVWPTSTEEVSAVLAGAHERGIPVTPYAAGTGLEGGSVPAHEGISMDLTRMDRILEVRPDDLQVDVEPGVLGSAVDEAAAEHGLTFPPLPSSGDISTVGGMIATDASGMQAVKYGVVGDWVLALEAVLADGTVVTAGSEAAKSSAGYNLTDLLVGSEGTLAVVTRATLQLAGRPQQVRGGRAVFETFDDAAGAIADAVQSGVDVAKIELMGGFAAAVANEYVGTDLPDAPMVFVEFHADHGIDEEIDFCRTVFADYHPVSFEIAADEEMAQLWELRREMAYALDEYREDLRPLHPGDVTVPIGSFPEIVRAARREADERDLPMACYGHAGDGNLHYEILADPDDPAMVERGEAAYAAVVEAAIDLGGTATGEHGVGRGKRQFMEREHGAESVAAMRSLKDALDPEGILNPGKVFPDEGE, from the coding sequence ATGTCCGACCTCGACTTTCTGCGCGACGCCGTCGGCCCCGACCGGGTCTCGACGGACGAGTACGCCCGCGACGAGCACGCCGGCGACTGGGGCACCCACCCTGAGGACGAGGTCCGCCCCGACGCCGTCGTCTGGCCGACGAGTACCGAGGAAGTGTCGGCCGTCCTCGCCGGCGCCCACGAGCGCGGGATCCCCGTCACGCCCTACGCCGCCGGCACCGGCCTGGAGGGGGGAAGCGTTCCTGCCCACGAAGGCATCAGCATGGACCTGACTCGGATGGACCGGATCCTAGAGGTTCGGCCGGACGACCTGCAGGTCGATGTCGAGCCGGGCGTGCTGGGGAGCGCGGTCGACGAAGCGGCCGCCGAGCACGGGCTGACGTTCCCGCCGTTGCCGTCGTCGGGCGACATCTCGACGGTCGGCGGGATGATCGCCACCGACGCCAGCGGGATGCAGGCCGTGAAGTACGGCGTCGTCGGCGACTGGGTGCTCGCGCTCGAAGCGGTACTGGCCGACGGGACGGTCGTGACGGCCGGGAGTGAGGCCGCCAAGTCCTCGGCGGGCTACAACCTGACGGACCTGCTCGTCGGCAGCGAGGGAACGCTGGCGGTCGTCACGCGGGCGACGCTCCAGTTGGCCGGTCGGCCCCAGCAGGTCCGGGGCGGCCGCGCGGTGTTCGAGACGTTCGACGACGCGGCGGGCGCCATCGCCGACGCCGTCCAGTCGGGCGTCGACGTGGCGAAGATCGAGCTGATGGGCGGGTTCGCCGCCGCGGTCGCCAACGAGTACGTCGGCACCGACCTCCCGGACGCGCCGATGGTGTTCGTCGAGTTCCACGCCGACCACGGGATCGACGAGGAGATCGACTTCTGTCGCACCGTCTTCGCCGACTACCACCCCGTCTCCTTCGAGATCGCCGCCGACGAGGAGATGGCCCAGCTGTGGGAACTGCGCCGCGAGATGGCCTACGCGCTCGACGAGTACCGCGAGGACCTCCGGCCGCTCCACCCCGGCGACGTGACCGTCCCGATCGGGTCGTTCCCCGAGATCGTCCGCGCGGCTCGCCGAGAGGCCGACGAACGGGACCTCCCGATGGCCTGCTACGGCCACGCCGGCGACGGCAACCTCCACTACGAGATCCTCGCCGACCCCGACGACCCGGCGATGGTCGAGCGCGGCGAGGCGGCCTACGCGGCCGTCGTCGAGGCCGCTATCGATCTGGGCGGGACCGCGACCGGCGAGCACGGCGTCGGCCGCGGCAAGCGCCAGTTCATGGAGCGCGAGCACGGCGCCGAGTCGGTCGCCGCCATGCGCTCTCTCAAGGACGCGCTGGACCCCGAGGGCATTCTGAATCCCGGGAAGGTCTTCCCCGACGAGGGGGAGTGA